A window of Lagopus muta isolate bLagMut1 chromosome 16, bLagMut1 primary, whole genome shotgun sequence contains these coding sequences:
- the L3MBTL1 gene encoding lethal(3)malignant brain tumor-like protein 1 isoform X3 — protein sequence MDGRAEMEVVRTMKGNAAGEVSVHVVTTESTVQTTHLPTTAFILPANATTINLPTSTLEIQRFPREPPRNTGAERPEKGVGSEPITATVIPQISGVQTCNTVRVLEWKDGVATLPGSNLRFRINEYGTLKVVSADKMPPAEAIKEGHAKKDGQSDVAPTSRDNTIVAQDVPEQPKLPTADSICHCDTCGRRHVSDGAREGRGFCSEHCHQQFKERSVIVENSASSTSATEMLKPAKKRKRKDYQSPSEEDYESEQMEEKQEELKNSVGDTAISNTEADTWSQHGTEGPGASEEKKEGWSWASYLEEQKAVAAPLDLFQDYQVASQHKNGFKVGMKLEGIDPQHPSMYFILTVAEVCGYRMRLHFDGYSECHDFWLNADSPDIHPAGWFEETGHKLQPPKGVLGYKEEEFSWTNYLKITKAQAAPKHLFVIRNTREAPPGFEVGMKLEAVDRMNPSLICVATVTDVVDDRFLVHFDNWDDTYDYWCDPSSPYIHPVGWCQEHGKPLTPPQDYPDPDNFTWEKYLKETGASAVPAWAFKVRPPHGFLVNMKLEAVDRRTPSLIRVASVEDVEDHRIKIHFDGWSHIYDFWIDADHPDIHPIGWCSKTGHPLQPPLRPKEPASSAHSGCPTLGCKNIPHTKSSKYSFHHRKCPTPGCDGSGHVTGRFTAHYCLSGCPLAEKNQGRLKADLSDTEASTRKRNLIGFPQRKKSRHHGRGRPPKYRKIQQEDFQTISSDNMHQSLFMSALSAHPDRSLSLCWEQHCKLLPGVAGITATTVAKWTIDEVFSFVQTLTGCEDQAKLFRDEMIDGEAFLLLTQADIVKIMSVKLGPALKIYNAILMFKNADDTLK from the exons ATGgatggcagagcagagatggagGTTGTGAGAACCATGAAAGGAAATGCTGCCGGGGAGGTCAGCGTTCATGTGGTCACCACTGAGAGCACTGTGCAGACCACCCACCTGCCAACGACTGCCTTCATCTTACCAG CAAATGCCACTACCATCAACCTTCCTACAAGCACCTTAGAAATCCAGCGATTCCCCAGGGAGCCACCAAGAAACACAGGGGCTGAGAGGCCAGAGAAGGGAGTAGGGAGCGAACCCATCACAGCCACTGTCATCCCCCAGATCAGTGGGGTGCAGACCTGCAACACAGTCCGTGTGTTGGAGTGGAAAGATGGAGTGGCTACTTTGCCTGGGAGTAACCTGAGG TTTCGAATAAATGAGTATGGGACGCTGAAGGTGGTGAGTGCTGACAAGATGCCTCCAGCAGAAGCTATAAAGGAGGGTCATGCGAAGAAAGATGGGCAGTCAGATGTGGCACCCACTAGCAGGGACAATACTATTGTTGCTCAGG ATGTGCCAGAGCAACCCAAACTGCCTACAGCAGATAGCATTTGCCACTGTGATACCTGTGGCCGGAGACATGTATCAGATGGAGCCCGGGAAGGCAGGGGTTTCTGCAGTGAGCATTGTCACCAGCAGTTCAAAGAAAG ATCTGTCATTGTGGAAaactctgccagcagcaccagtgcCACTGAAATGCTCAAGCCAGCGAAGAAACGAAAGAGGAAGGACTACCAGAGCCCTTCGGAAGAAGACTATGAATCTGAGCAAATG gaggaaaagcaggaagagctgaaaaacTCTGTGGGAGACACTGCCATCAGCAATACAGAGGCTGACACTTGGAGCCAGCACGGTACAGAGGGGCCAG GTGCCAGcgaggagaagaaagaaggctGGTCTTGGGCGTCCTACTTGGAGGAGCAGAAAGCTGTCGCTGCCCCTTTAGATCTCTTCCAGGAT tacCAAGTAGCTTCCCAGCACAAGAATGGGTTTAAAGTGGGGATGAAGCTGGAGGGAATTGATCCACAGCACCCATCCATGTACTTTATCCTGACGGTGGCTGAG GTATGTGGCTATCGGATGCGTCTTCACTTTGACGGCTACTCTGAGTGCCATGATTTCTGGCTGAATGCTGACTCCCCTGACATCCACCCTGCTGGCTGGTTTGAAGAGACAGGACACAAACTCCAGCCTCCAAAAG GGGTTTTAGGTTATAAGGAAGAAGAATTCAGCTGGACAAACTACCTGAAGATAACAAAGGCACAGGCAGCTCCTAAGCACCTCTTTGTGATCCGAAACACT cGTGAGGCTCCCCCAGGCTTCGAAGTGGGCATGAAGCTTGAGGCTGTGGACCGCATGAATCCTTCCCTGATCTGTGTTGCCACAGTGACTGATGTGGTGGACGATCGCTTTTTGGTGCACTTTGACAACTGGGATGATACTTACGATTACTG GTGTGACCCCAGCAGTCCATACATTCACCCAGTCGGATGGTGTCAGGAGCATGGCAAACCCCTCACACCTCCTCAAG ATTATCCTGACCCTGATAATTTCACCTGGGAAAAGTACTTAAAAGAAACAGGAGCATCTGCTGTCCCAGCTTGGGCTTTTAAAGTG CGCCCGCCCCATGGCTTCCTCGTCAACATGAAGCTCGAGGCAGTGGACAGGAGGACTCCTTCCCTCATCCGAGTGGCCAGTGTGGAGGATGTGGAAGATCACAGGATAAAA atcCACTTTGATGGTTGGAGCCACATATATGATTTCTGGATTGATGCAGATCATCCAGACATACATCCCATAGGCTGGTGCTCAAAAACTGGTCATccactgcagcctcctcttA GGCCAAAGGAACCAGCTTCTTCTGCTCACTCAGGCTGCCCAACCCTGGGCTGCAAGAACATCCCTCATACCAAGAGCTCCAAGTACAGCTTTCACCACAG GAAGTGCCCAACACCGGGTTGTGATGGATCAGGACACGTGACAGGGAGATTCACAGCACACTACTGCCTCTCAGGGTGCCCACTGGCGGAGAAGAACCAGGGCAGGCTTAAGGCAGACTTGTCTGACACCGAGGCCTCAACTCGCAAGAGGAACCTGATCGGCTTCCCTCAGCGGAAGAAATCTCGGCACCATGGGAG AGGGCGACCTCCAAAGTACCGGAAGATCCAACAGGAAGACTTCCAGA CTATTTCTTCAGACAACATGCACCAGTCGCTCTTCATGTCTGCCCTGTCTGCCCATCCTGACCGCTCACTATCACTGTGttgggagcagcactgcaaactCCTACCAGGAGTGGCTGGCATCACAGCAACCACAGTAGCCAAGTGGACAATTGATGAG GTCTTTAGCTTTGTTCAAACTCTGACGGGTTGTGAGGACCAAGCCAAGCTCTTCAGAGATGAG ATGATTGATGGCGAAGCATTCCTCTTGCTGACTCAGGCTGACATCGTCAAGATCATGAGCGTTAAGCTGGGCCCGGCTCTCAAGATCTACAATGCCATTCTCATGTTCAAGAATGCTGATGACACCTTAAAGTGA
- the L3MBTL1 gene encoding lethal(3)malignant brain tumor-like protein 1 isoform X1 → MDGRAEMEVVRTMKGNAAGEVSVHVVTTESTVQTTHLPTTAFILPANATTINLPTSTLEIQRFPREPPRNTGAERPEKGVGSEPITATVIPQISGVQTCNTVRVLEWKDGVATLPGSNLRFRINEYGTLKVVSADKMPPAEAIKEGHAKKDGQSDVAPTSRDNTIVAQDVPEQPKLPTADSICHCDTCGRRHVSDGAREGRGFCSEHCHQQFKERSVIVENSASSTSATEMLKPAKKRKRKDYQSPSEEDYESEQMEEKQEELKNSVGDTAISNTEADTWSQHGTEGPGRCWGASEEKKEGWSWASYLEEQKAVAAPLDLFQDYQVASQHKNGFKVGMKLEGIDPQHPSMYFILTVAEVCGYRMRLHFDGYSECHDFWLNADSPDIHPAGWFEETGHKLQPPKGVLGYKEEEFSWTNYLKITKAQAAPKHLFVIRNTREAPPGFEVGMKLEAVDRMNPSLICVATVTDVVDDRFLVHFDNWDDTYDYWCDPSSPYIHPVGWCQEHGKPLTPPQDYPDPDNFTWEKYLKETGASAVPAWAFKVRPPHGFLVNMKLEAVDRRTPSLIRVASVEDVEDHRIKIHFDGWSHIYDFWIDADHPDIHPIGWCSKTGHPLQPPLRPKEPASSAHSGCPTLGCKNIPHTKSSKYSFHHRKCPTPGCDGSGHVTGRFTAHYCLSGCPLAEKNQGRLKADLSDTEASTRKRNLIGFPQRKKSRHHGRGRPPKYRKIQQEDFQTISSDNMHQSLFMSALSAHPDRSLSLCWEQHCKLLPGVAGITATTVAKWTIDEVFSFVQTLTGCEDQAKLFRDEMIDGEAFLLLTQADIVKIMSVKLGPALKIYNAILMFKNADDTLK, encoded by the exons ATGgatggcagagcagagatggagGTTGTGAGAACCATGAAAGGAAATGCTGCCGGGGAGGTCAGCGTTCATGTGGTCACCACTGAGAGCACTGTGCAGACCACCCACCTGCCAACGACTGCCTTCATCTTACCAG CAAATGCCACTACCATCAACCTTCCTACAAGCACCTTAGAAATCCAGCGATTCCCCAGGGAGCCACCAAGAAACACAGGGGCTGAGAGGCCAGAGAAGGGAGTAGGGAGCGAACCCATCACAGCCACTGTCATCCCCCAGATCAGTGGGGTGCAGACCTGCAACACAGTCCGTGTGTTGGAGTGGAAAGATGGAGTGGCTACTTTGCCTGGGAGTAACCTGAGG TTTCGAATAAATGAGTATGGGACGCTGAAGGTGGTGAGTGCTGACAAGATGCCTCCAGCAGAAGCTATAAAGGAGGGTCATGCGAAGAAAGATGGGCAGTCAGATGTGGCACCCACTAGCAGGGACAATACTATTGTTGCTCAGG ATGTGCCAGAGCAACCCAAACTGCCTACAGCAGATAGCATTTGCCACTGTGATACCTGTGGCCGGAGACATGTATCAGATGGAGCCCGGGAAGGCAGGGGTTTCTGCAGTGAGCATTGTCACCAGCAGTTCAAAGAAAG ATCTGTCATTGTGGAAaactctgccagcagcaccagtgcCACTGAAATGCTCAAGCCAGCGAAGAAACGAAAGAGGAAGGACTACCAGAGCCCTTCGGAAGAAGACTATGAATCTGAGCAAATG gaggaaaagcaggaagagctgaaaaacTCTGTGGGAGACACTGCCATCAGCAATACAGAGGCTGACACTTGGAGCCAGCACGGTACAGAGGGGCCAGGTCGGTGTTGGG GTGCCAGcgaggagaagaaagaaggctGGTCTTGGGCGTCCTACTTGGAGGAGCAGAAAGCTGTCGCTGCCCCTTTAGATCTCTTCCAGGAT tacCAAGTAGCTTCCCAGCACAAGAATGGGTTTAAAGTGGGGATGAAGCTGGAGGGAATTGATCCACAGCACCCATCCATGTACTTTATCCTGACGGTGGCTGAG GTATGTGGCTATCGGATGCGTCTTCACTTTGACGGCTACTCTGAGTGCCATGATTTCTGGCTGAATGCTGACTCCCCTGACATCCACCCTGCTGGCTGGTTTGAAGAGACAGGACACAAACTCCAGCCTCCAAAAG GGGTTTTAGGTTATAAGGAAGAAGAATTCAGCTGGACAAACTACCTGAAGATAACAAAGGCACAGGCAGCTCCTAAGCACCTCTTTGTGATCCGAAACACT cGTGAGGCTCCCCCAGGCTTCGAAGTGGGCATGAAGCTTGAGGCTGTGGACCGCATGAATCCTTCCCTGATCTGTGTTGCCACAGTGACTGATGTGGTGGACGATCGCTTTTTGGTGCACTTTGACAACTGGGATGATACTTACGATTACTG GTGTGACCCCAGCAGTCCATACATTCACCCAGTCGGATGGTGTCAGGAGCATGGCAAACCCCTCACACCTCCTCAAG ATTATCCTGACCCTGATAATTTCACCTGGGAAAAGTACTTAAAAGAAACAGGAGCATCTGCTGTCCCAGCTTGGGCTTTTAAAGTG CGCCCGCCCCATGGCTTCCTCGTCAACATGAAGCTCGAGGCAGTGGACAGGAGGACTCCTTCCCTCATCCGAGTGGCCAGTGTGGAGGATGTGGAAGATCACAGGATAAAA atcCACTTTGATGGTTGGAGCCACATATATGATTTCTGGATTGATGCAGATCATCCAGACATACATCCCATAGGCTGGTGCTCAAAAACTGGTCATccactgcagcctcctcttA GGCCAAAGGAACCAGCTTCTTCTGCTCACTCAGGCTGCCCAACCCTGGGCTGCAAGAACATCCCTCATACCAAGAGCTCCAAGTACAGCTTTCACCACAG GAAGTGCCCAACACCGGGTTGTGATGGATCAGGACACGTGACAGGGAGATTCACAGCACACTACTGCCTCTCAGGGTGCCCACTGGCGGAGAAGAACCAGGGCAGGCTTAAGGCAGACTTGTCTGACACCGAGGCCTCAACTCGCAAGAGGAACCTGATCGGCTTCCCTCAGCGGAAGAAATCTCGGCACCATGGGAG AGGGCGACCTCCAAAGTACCGGAAGATCCAACAGGAAGACTTCCAGA CTATTTCTTCAGACAACATGCACCAGTCGCTCTTCATGTCTGCCCTGTCTGCCCATCCTGACCGCTCACTATCACTGTGttgggagcagcactgcaaactCCTACCAGGAGTGGCTGGCATCACAGCAACCACAGTAGCCAAGTGGACAATTGATGAG GTCTTTAGCTTTGTTCAAACTCTGACGGGTTGTGAGGACCAAGCCAAGCTCTTCAGAGATGAG ATGATTGATGGCGAAGCATTCCTCTTGCTGACTCAGGCTGACATCGTCAAGATCATGAGCGTTAAGCTGGGCCCGGCTCTCAAGATCTACAATGCCATTCTCATGTTCAAGAATGCTGATGACACCTTAAAGTGA
- the L3MBTL1 gene encoding lethal(3)malignant brain tumor-like protein 1 isoform X4, translating into MDGRAEMEVVRTMKGNAAGEVSVHVVTTESTVQTTHLPTTAFILPANATTINLPTSTLEIQRFPREPPRNTGAERPEKGVGSEPITATVIPQISGVQTCNTVRVLEWKDGVATLPGSNLRFRINEYGTLKVVSADKMPPAEAIKEGHAKKDGQSDVAPTSRDNTIVAQDVPEQPKLPTADSICHCDTCGRRHVSDGAREGRGFCSEHCHQQFKERSVIVENSASSTSATEMLKPAKKRKRKDYQSPSEEDYESEQMEEKQEELKNSVGDTAISNTEADTWSQHGTEGPGASEEKKEGWSWASYLEEQKAVAAPLDLFQDYQVASQHKNGFKVGMKLEGIDPQHPSMYFILTVAEVCGYRMRLHFDGYSECHDFWLNADSPDIHPAGWFEETGHKLQPPKGYKEEEFSWTNYLKITKAQAAPKHLFVIRNTREAPPGFEVGMKLEAVDRMNPSLICVATVTDVVDDRFLVHFDNWDDTYDYWCDPSSPYIHPVGWCQEHGKPLTPPQDYPDPDNFTWEKYLKETGASAVPAWAFKVRPPHGFLVNMKLEAVDRRTPSLIRVASVEDVEDHRIKIHFDGWSHIYDFWIDADHPDIHPIGWCSKTGHPLQPPLRPKEPASSAHSGCPTLGCKNIPHTKSSKYSFHHRKCPTPGCDGSGHVTGRFTAHYCLSGCPLAEKNQGRLKADLSDTEASTRKRNLIGFPQRKKSRHHGRGRPPKYRKIQQEDFQTISSDNMHQSLFMSALSAHPDRSLSLCWEQHCKLLPGVAGITATTVAKWTIDEVFSFVQTLTGCEDQAKLFRDEMIDGEAFLLLTQADIVKIMSVKLGPALKIYNAILMFKNADDTLK; encoded by the exons ATGgatggcagagcagagatggagGTTGTGAGAACCATGAAAGGAAATGCTGCCGGGGAGGTCAGCGTTCATGTGGTCACCACTGAGAGCACTGTGCAGACCACCCACCTGCCAACGACTGCCTTCATCTTACCAG CAAATGCCACTACCATCAACCTTCCTACAAGCACCTTAGAAATCCAGCGATTCCCCAGGGAGCCACCAAGAAACACAGGGGCTGAGAGGCCAGAGAAGGGAGTAGGGAGCGAACCCATCACAGCCACTGTCATCCCCCAGATCAGTGGGGTGCAGACCTGCAACACAGTCCGTGTGTTGGAGTGGAAAGATGGAGTGGCTACTTTGCCTGGGAGTAACCTGAGG TTTCGAATAAATGAGTATGGGACGCTGAAGGTGGTGAGTGCTGACAAGATGCCTCCAGCAGAAGCTATAAAGGAGGGTCATGCGAAGAAAGATGGGCAGTCAGATGTGGCACCCACTAGCAGGGACAATACTATTGTTGCTCAGG ATGTGCCAGAGCAACCCAAACTGCCTACAGCAGATAGCATTTGCCACTGTGATACCTGTGGCCGGAGACATGTATCAGATGGAGCCCGGGAAGGCAGGGGTTTCTGCAGTGAGCATTGTCACCAGCAGTTCAAAGAAAG ATCTGTCATTGTGGAAaactctgccagcagcaccagtgcCACTGAAATGCTCAAGCCAGCGAAGAAACGAAAGAGGAAGGACTACCAGAGCCCTTCGGAAGAAGACTATGAATCTGAGCAAATG gaggaaaagcaggaagagctgaaaaacTCTGTGGGAGACACTGCCATCAGCAATACAGAGGCTGACACTTGGAGCCAGCACGGTACAGAGGGGCCAG GTGCCAGcgaggagaagaaagaaggctGGTCTTGGGCGTCCTACTTGGAGGAGCAGAAAGCTGTCGCTGCCCCTTTAGATCTCTTCCAGGAT tacCAAGTAGCTTCCCAGCACAAGAATGGGTTTAAAGTGGGGATGAAGCTGGAGGGAATTGATCCACAGCACCCATCCATGTACTTTATCCTGACGGTGGCTGAG GTATGTGGCTATCGGATGCGTCTTCACTTTGACGGCTACTCTGAGTGCCATGATTTCTGGCTGAATGCTGACTCCCCTGACATCCACCCTGCTGGCTGGTTTGAAGAGACAGGACACAAACTCCAGCCTCCAAAAG GTTATAAGGAAGAAGAATTCAGCTGGACAAACTACCTGAAGATAACAAAGGCACAGGCAGCTCCTAAGCACCTCTTTGTGATCCGAAACACT cGTGAGGCTCCCCCAGGCTTCGAAGTGGGCATGAAGCTTGAGGCTGTGGACCGCATGAATCCTTCCCTGATCTGTGTTGCCACAGTGACTGATGTGGTGGACGATCGCTTTTTGGTGCACTTTGACAACTGGGATGATACTTACGATTACTG GTGTGACCCCAGCAGTCCATACATTCACCCAGTCGGATGGTGTCAGGAGCATGGCAAACCCCTCACACCTCCTCAAG ATTATCCTGACCCTGATAATTTCACCTGGGAAAAGTACTTAAAAGAAACAGGAGCATCTGCTGTCCCAGCTTGGGCTTTTAAAGTG CGCCCGCCCCATGGCTTCCTCGTCAACATGAAGCTCGAGGCAGTGGACAGGAGGACTCCTTCCCTCATCCGAGTGGCCAGTGTGGAGGATGTGGAAGATCACAGGATAAAA atcCACTTTGATGGTTGGAGCCACATATATGATTTCTGGATTGATGCAGATCATCCAGACATACATCCCATAGGCTGGTGCTCAAAAACTGGTCATccactgcagcctcctcttA GGCCAAAGGAACCAGCTTCTTCTGCTCACTCAGGCTGCCCAACCCTGGGCTGCAAGAACATCCCTCATACCAAGAGCTCCAAGTACAGCTTTCACCACAG GAAGTGCCCAACACCGGGTTGTGATGGATCAGGACACGTGACAGGGAGATTCACAGCACACTACTGCCTCTCAGGGTGCCCACTGGCGGAGAAGAACCAGGGCAGGCTTAAGGCAGACTTGTCTGACACCGAGGCCTCAACTCGCAAGAGGAACCTGATCGGCTTCCCTCAGCGGAAGAAATCTCGGCACCATGGGAG AGGGCGACCTCCAAAGTACCGGAAGATCCAACAGGAAGACTTCCAGA CTATTTCTTCAGACAACATGCACCAGTCGCTCTTCATGTCTGCCCTGTCTGCCCATCCTGACCGCTCACTATCACTGTGttgggagcagcactgcaaactCCTACCAGGAGTGGCTGGCATCACAGCAACCACAGTAGCCAAGTGGACAATTGATGAG GTCTTTAGCTTTGTTCAAACTCTGACGGGTTGTGAGGACCAAGCCAAGCTCTTCAGAGATGAG ATGATTGATGGCGAAGCATTCCTCTTGCTGACTCAGGCTGACATCGTCAAGATCATGAGCGTTAAGCTGGGCCCGGCTCTCAAGATCTACAATGCCATTCTCATGTTCAAGAATGCTGATGACACCTTAAAGTGA
- the L3MBTL1 gene encoding lethal(3)malignant brain tumor-like protein 1 isoform X2, translating into MDGRAEMEVVRTMKGNAAGEVSVHVVTTESTVQTTHLPTTAFILPANATTINLPTSTLEIQRFPREPPRNTGAERPEKGVGSEPITATVIPQISGVQTCNTVRVLEWKDGVATLPGSNLRFRINEYGTLKVVSADKMPPAEAIKEGHAKKDGQSDVAPTSRDNTIVAQDVPEQPKLPTADSICHCDTCGRRHVSDGAREGRGFCSEHCHQQFKERSVIVENSASSTSATEMLKPAKKRKRKDYQSPSEEDYESEQMEEKQEELKNSVGDTAISNTEADTWSQHGTEGPGRCWGASEEKKEGWSWASYLEEQKAVAAPLDLFQDYQVASQHKNGFKVGMKLEGIDPQHPSMYFILTVAEVCGYRMRLHFDGYSECHDFWLNADSPDIHPAGWFEETGHKLQPPKGYKEEEFSWTNYLKITKAQAAPKHLFVIRNTREAPPGFEVGMKLEAVDRMNPSLICVATVTDVVDDRFLVHFDNWDDTYDYWCDPSSPYIHPVGWCQEHGKPLTPPQDYPDPDNFTWEKYLKETGASAVPAWAFKVRPPHGFLVNMKLEAVDRRTPSLIRVASVEDVEDHRIKIHFDGWSHIYDFWIDADHPDIHPIGWCSKTGHPLQPPLRPKEPASSAHSGCPTLGCKNIPHTKSSKYSFHHRKCPTPGCDGSGHVTGRFTAHYCLSGCPLAEKNQGRLKADLSDTEASTRKRNLIGFPQRKKSRHHGRGRPPKYRKIQQEDFQTISSDNMHQSLFMSALSAHPDRSLSLCWEQHCKLLPGVAGITATTVAKWTIDEVFSFVQTLTGCEDQAKLFRDEMIDGEAFLLLTQADIVKIMSVKLGPALKIYNAILMFKNADDTLK; encoded by the exons ATGgatggcagagcagagatggagGTTGTGAGAACCATGAAAGGAAATGCTGCCGGGGAGGTCAGCGTTCATGTGGTCACCACTGAGAGCACTGTGCAGACCACCCACCTGCCAACGACTGCCTTCATCTTACCAG CAAATGCCACTACCATCAACCTTCCTACAAGCACCTTAGAAATCCAGCGATTCCCCAGGGAGCCACCAAGAAACACAGGGGCTGAGAGGCCAGAGAAGGGAGTAGGGAGCGAACCCATCACAGCCACTGTCATCCCCCAGATCAGTGGGGTGCAGACCTGCAACACAGTCCGTGTGTTGGAGTGGAAAGATGGAGTGGCTACTTTGCCTGGGAGTAACCTGAGG TTTCGAATAAATGAGTATGGGACGCTGAAGGTGGTGAGTGCTGACAAGATGCCTCCAGCAGAAGCTATAAAGGAGGGTCATGCGAAGAAAGATGGGCAGTCAGATGTGGCACCCACTAGCAGGGACAATACTATTGTTGCTCAGG ATGTGCCAGAGCAACCCAAACTGCCTACAGCAGATAGCATTTGCCACTGTGATACCTGTGGCCGGAGACATGTATCAGATGGAGCCCGGGAAGGCAGGGGTTTCTGCAGTGAGCATTGTCACCAGCAGTTCAAAGAAAG ATCTGTCATTGTGGAAaactctgccagcagcaccagtgcCACTGAAATGCTCAAGCCAGCGAAGAAACGAAAGAGGAAGGACTACCAGAGCCCTTCGGAAGAAGACTATGAATCTGAGCAAATG gaggaaaagcaggaagagctgaaaaacTCTGTGGGAGACACTGCCATCAGCAATACAGAGGCTGACACTTGGAGCCAGCACGGTACAGAGGGGCCAGGTCGGTGTTGGG GTGCCAGcgaggagaagaaagaaggctGGTCTTGGGCGTCCTACTTGGAGGAGCAGAAAGCTGTCGCTGCCCCTTTAGATCTCTTCCAGGAT tacCAAGTAGCTTCCCAGCACAAGAATGGGTTTAAAGTGGGGATGAAGCTGGAGGGAATTGATCCACAGCACCCATCCATGTACTTTATCCTGACGGTGGCTGAG GTATGTGGCTATCGGATGCGTCTTCACTTTGACGGCTACTCTGAGTGCCATGATTTCTGGCTGAATGCTGACTCCCCTGACATCCACCCTGCTGGCTGGTTTGAAGAGACAGGACACAAACTCCAGCCTCCAAAAG GTTATAAGGAAGAAGAATTCAGCTGGACAAACTACCTGAAGATAACAAAGGCACAGGCAGCTCCTAAGCACCTCTTTGTGATCCGAAACACT cGTGAGGCTCCCCCAGGCTTCGAAGTGGGCATGAAGCTTGAGGCTGTGGACCGCATGAATCCTTCCCTGATCTGTGTTGCCACAGTGACTGATGTGGTGGACGATCGCTTTTTGGTGCACTTTGACAACTGGGATGATACTTACGATTACTG GTGTGACCCCAGCAGTCCATACATTCACCCAGTCGGATGGTGTCAGGAGCATGGCAAACCCCTCACACCTCCTCAAG ATTATCCTGACCCTGATAATTTCACCTGGGAAAAGTACTTAAAAGAAACAGGAGCATCTGCTGTCCCAGCTTGGGCTTTTAAAGTG CGCCCGCCCCATGGCTTCCTCGTCAACATGAAGCTCGAGGCAGTGGACAGGAGGACTCCTTCCCTCATCCGAGTGGCCAGTGTGGAGGATGTGGAAGATCACAGGATAAAA atcCACTTTGATGGTTGGAGCCACATATATGATTTCTGGATTGATGCAGATCATCCAGACATACATCCCATAGGCTGGTGCTCAAAAACTGGTCATccactgcagcctcctcttA GGCCAAAGGAACCAGCTTCTTCTGCTCACTCAGGCTGCCCAACCCTGGGCTGCAAGAACATCCCTCATACCAAGAGCTCCAAGTACAGCTTTCACCACAG GAAGTGCCCAACACCGGGTTGTGATGGATCAGGACACGTGACAGGGAGATTCACAGCACACTACTGCCTCTCAGGGTGCCCACTGGCGGAGAAGAACCAGGGCAGGCTTAAGGCAGACTTGTCTGACACCGAGGCCTCAACTCGCAAGAGGAACCTGATCGGCTTCCCTCAGCGGAAGAAATCTCGGCACCATGGGAG AGGGCGACCTCCAAAGTACCGGAAGATCCAACAGGAAGACTTCCAGA CTATTTCTTCAGACAACATGCACCAGTCGCTCTTCATGTCTGCCCTGTCTGCCCATCCTGACCGCTCACTATCACTGTGttgggagcagcactgcaaactCCTACCAGGAGTGGCTGGCATCACAGCAACCACAGTAGCCAAGTGGACAATTGATGAG GTCTTTAGCTTTGTTCAAACTCTGACGGGTTGTGAGGACCAAGCCAAGCTCTTCAGAGATGAG ATGATTGATGGCGAAGCATTCCTCTTGCTGACTCAGGCTGACATCGTCAAGATCATGAGCGTTAAGCTGGGCCCGGCTCTCAAGATCTACAATGCCATTCTCATGTTCAAGAATGCTGATGACACCTTAAAGTGA